One Clavelina lepadiformis chromosome 1, kaClaLepa1.1, whole genome shotgun sequence genomic region harbors:
- the LOC143447000 gene encoding ATP-dependent translocase ABCB1-like isoform X1 — protein sequence MEKQVSLSPEAQKLLNKEDRSKIWVKRKSQEIAGIEMKQDLNKTEDCVQTDQNDNRANEDKVQPISYFALFRYSNCLDWFLFIIGTVFSLATGAATPILFAVFGDLTTQFTDFGVYSTCFFTYKLCAMQGVINLTEVEWNVTIINVVNNFESNSIDTCVKFVYVACTTFVGAMVYMACWSTLATRQIEKIRLKFFHSVLRQDMTFYDLLSAGKLNNRLNDNMTRIKQGIGDSMGMTLQFTGVLIGCIVVAFIRSWKITLVNLAGVPFLGIVASILFKVNTLYSEKELNAYAKAGSIAEEAFLAIRTVVAFGCQDKMIDRYSSNLHQAKVVGAKKRTLLGLSLGINRFIVFAMYAVSFWYGSILVIDGEIYVGDFVAAFFSVIFVAFSLGLIMKNIEYFTEATSAGAQVFSVIDRKSKIDVFCKDGVKPSEYESSVEVKNVTFKYPSRPKSDVNHTKIICIISFLLKRTDKVLRNVSFTIPAGKNVAIVGHSGCGKSTILKLIQRFYDIDDGVLSIGGHDVRSLNVRWLREQIGLVSQEPVLFNTTIAENIRWGREDVSDEELIDASKIANAYDFINTLPDKFDTIVGDRGTKMSGGQKQRISIARAVIRNPKILLLDEATSALDAENEALVQSALEKASQDRTTIIIAHRLSTIRGADKIIVLDGGEVKEGGRHEELMEVDDGIYRNLVSTQLIKDQEPALPNDLDISNGNGKINKKQAGDISLEDEQKEDEEDHDMLTDAPFKRLWMLSKPEWLFTAIGCFFAIIAGAGDPLLALVFGEVLKIFTTTNDQLHRARIYSLTMFGLGVSTFFWFWMKSVFLSKSGTGLTERLRKAAFRAILRQDLAFFDEPSNSSGTLSARLSSDAGKVDGCIGTRAGLLCQNFAAVGCAISIAFAFSWQMALLMLAVVPFVALGSMLDMFLITGHNKTQQNTQESAADLASQSIRNIQLVASLTKEAEIYRKYESMQNMSSRRDIKKGLLISVSYGYSQSVILFVFASVFRLGIHLVANGELEFERVFSIILACIFGAMALGQNSAFVPDYAEAKIAAARIIALLDRRPKIDIYSDEGLQPDFCKGAIALKSIKFKYPTRPNMTLLDQLNLTVESGQTLALIGQSGSGKSTTVQLIERFYDVDEGQLLIDGVDVKELNVNWHRQQIGVVTQEPTLFDDTIRANIKLGDCSRDVDDDEMRRVSKIANAHDFIQQLPQKYDTICGEDGSQLSGGQRQRIAIARALLRNPKILLLDEATSALDAESEKIVQAALDQATEGRTCIIIAHRLSTVMNADQIAVIDDGRVVETGTHDQLLALRGAYYRSVCPWSVMVASSVCTTLHVSSFMLCYAICNSTAQVNMFKSSKT from the exons ATG GAGAAGCAAGTTTCTTTGTCACCTGAGGCTCAGAAGTTGTTGAACAAAGAAGATAGAAGTAAAATTTGGGTTAAGAGGAAATCACAGGAAATTGCTGGAATTGAAAT GAAACAAGATCTAAACAAAACAGAAGACTGTGTGCAAACCGACCAAAATGACAACAGAGCAAATGAAGATAAAGTTCAACCAATCTCTTATTTTGCATTG TTCCGATATTCCAACTGTCTTGACTGGTTTCTATTTATTATTGGAACAGTATTTAGTCTTGCAACTGGTGCTGCCACACCGATTTTATTTGCTGTCTTTGGTGATTTAACAACACAGTTCACAGATTTTGGTGTTTATTCAACGTGCTTCTTCACTTACAAGTTATGTGCAATGCAAGGAGTGATCAATTTGACTGAAGT TGAATGGAATGTTACTATCATTAATGTTGTTAATAATTTTGAGTCAAACAGCATAGACACATgtgttaaatttgtttatgtgGCATGCACTACATTTGTCGGTGCAATGGTCTACATGGCATGTTGGTCGACACTTGCCACAAG GCAAATCGAAAAAATACGtttgaagttttttcattCTGTTCTTCGGCAAGACATGACCTTTTACGACCTTCTATCAGCTGGAAAATTAAACAATCGATTAAATGA CAACATGACCAGAATAAAGCAAGGCATTGGTGACTCGATGGGAATGACTCTTCAGTTTACCGGTGTTCTGATTGGCTGCATTGTTGTTGCTTTCATACGTTCATGGAAAATAACATTGGTCAATCTTGCCGGCGTACCTTTTCTAGGAATTGTTGCAAGCATTTTGTTCAAG GTCAACACACTGTACTCAGAGAAGGAGCTTAATGCGTATGCGAAAGCTGGATCGATTGCTGAAGAGGCATTTCTTGCAATTCGAACTGTTGTTGCATTTGGCTGCCAAGACAAGATGATTGACAG ATATTCTTCTAATTTGCACCAAGCAAAGGTTGTTGGAGCAAAGAAACGAACCTTGCTTGGCCTCAGCTTGGGCATAAACCGCTTCATCGTGTTTGCGATGTACGCAGTGTCCTTCTGGTATGGGTCGATACTGGTCATTGACGGAGAAATATATGTTGGGGATTTTGTAGCTGCGTTTTTTTCCGTCATTTTTGTGGCATTTTCCCTTGGTCTG atcaTGAAAAACATTGAATATTTTACTGAAGCTACAAGCGCTGGTGCTCAAGTATTTTCAGTGATAGacagaaaatcaaaaattgaCGTCTTTTGTAAAGATGGTGTCAAACCATCTGAATATGAGAGCTCTGTGGAAGTTAAAAACGTCACATTCAAATATCCTTCAAGACCCAAGTCGGATGTAAATCACACCAAAATTATATGCATCATatcttttcttttgaaacgtACAGATAAG GTGTTGAGGAATGTCAGCTTCACCATACCAGCCGGCAAGAATGTTGCCATCGTTGGACACAGCGGCTGTGGAAAGAGTACAATACTCAAACTCATTCAGAGATTTTATGACATTGAT GATGGTGTTCTTTCAATTGGTGGTCATGACGTTCGATCTTTAAATGTTCGTTGGCTTCGTGAGCAAATTGGTCTGGTTTCGCAAGAGCCAGTGCTGTTTAATACGACAATAGCAGAGAATATTCGTTGGGGTCGTGAAGATGTCTCAGACGAAGAACTGATTGACGCCAGCAAGATTGCAAACGCTTATGACTTCATAAACACCCTTCCTGAT aaatttgacACGATAGTTGGTGATAGAGGGACAAAAATGAGTGGAGGGCAGAAACAGAGGATTTCGATTGCTCGAGCGGTCATCCGCAATCCAAAAATTCTTCTTCTCGATGAAGCAACATCTGCTCTAGATGCTGAGAATGAAGCTCTGGTGCAGTCTGCTCTTGAAAAAGCATCTCAAG ACCGCACTACAATTATAATTGCTCATCGATTGTCGACCATCAGAGGAGCAGACAAGATCATTGTGTTGGATGGTGGTGAGGTAAAAGAAGGAGGAAGACATGAGGAGCTGATGGAAGTTGATGATGGCATCTACAGGAATCTAGTCAGCACTCAACTCATCAAGGATCAAGAGCCAGCCTTGCCGAATGACTTGGACATATCCAATG GAAATGGCAAGATAAACAAGAAACAGGCCGGGGACATATCCTTGGAAGATGAGCAAAAAGAAGACGAGGAGGATCATGACATGCTCACTGATGCTCCATTTAAAAGACTCTGGATGCTAAGCAAGCCAGAATGGCTGTTCACAGCAA TTGGATGTTTCTTCGCGATAATCGCTGGAGCAGGAGATCCTCTTCTTGCTCTCGTTTTTGGTGAGGTGCTCAAGATTTTCACGACGACAAACGATCAGTTGCACCGGGCGAGGATTTACAGTCTCACGATGTTTGGACTCGGAGTGTCCACgtttttttggttttggaTGAAA TCGGTTTTCCTCTCCAAATCGGGCACGGGGCTAACCGAACGTTTGCGCAAAGCCGCGTTTCGTGCAATCCTGAGGCAAGACTTGGCCTTCTTCGATGAACCGAGCAACAGCAGCGGAACTTTGTCCGCTCGTCTCTCATCAGACGCCGGCAAAGTTGACGGTTGTATTGGAACAAGAGCCGGTCTTTTGTGTCAAAATTTCGCTGCCGTTG GTTGTGCAATCAGCATCGCGTTTGCTTTCAGCTGGCAGATGGCGCTGCTGATGTTAGCGGTAGTACCTTTCGTCGCACTGGGCAGCATGCTGGATATGTTTCTAATCACCGGCCATAACAAGACGCAACAAAATACACAGGAGAGCGCAG CTGATCTCGCTTCCCAGAGCATCAGGAATATTCAGCTTGTGGCATCTTTAACGAAAGAGGCAGAGATATACCGGAAATATGAGAGCATGCAGAACATGAGCAGCAG ACGGGACATCAAGAAAGGCCTCCTAATAAGTGTTTCCTACGGATATTCGCAGTCCGTCATCTTGTTCGTTTTCGCTTCTGTCTTTCGACTCGGAATACATTTGGTCGCCAACGGAGAACTTGAATTCGAAAGAGTTTTTTC AATCATCCTGGCGTGCATATTCGGAGCGATGGCTTTAGGACAGAACAGCGCTTTCGTTCCCGACTACGCTGAAGCGAAAATCGCAGCAGCTCGAATCATCGCTCTTCTTGACAGAAGACCGAAGATCGACATATACAGCGATGAAGGACTACAACCG GACTTTTGCAAAGGAGCGATCGCCTTAAAATCGATCAAGTTCAAATATCCGACCCGACCTAACATGACCTTGCTTGACCAGCTTAACCTCACAGTGGAGAGTGGTCAGACCTTGGCGCTCATTGGTCAATCTGGCAGCGGAAAATCGACCACAGTCCAGCTTATTGAAAGATTCTATGATGTGGATGAAGGACAACTG TTGATTGACGGAGTGGACGTGAAAGAACTGAATGTGAATTGGCATCGTCAGCAGATCGGTGTCGTCACTCAGGAGCCGACCTTGTTTGATGACACCATCCGAGCAAACATTAA GTTGGGCGACTGTTCAAGAGATGTGGACGATGATGAGATGCGCAGAGTCTCCAAGATAGCGAACGCTCATGACTTTATTCAACAACTACCGCAG AAATACGACACGATTTGCGGTGAAGATGGGAGCCAGTTGTCAGGAGGACAAAGACAGAGGATCGCGATCGCGCGTGCTCTTCTGAGAAATCCGAAGATTCTTCTTCTGGATGAAGCAACATCCGCTCTGGACGCGGAGAGCGAAAAG ATCGTACAAGCGGCGCTGGACCAAGCCACGGAAGGAAGGACTTGCATCATCATCGCTCACCGTCTGTCCACTGTGATGAACGCTGATCAAATAGCGGTCATCGACGATGGTAGGGTGGTCGAAACTGGGACCCACGACCAACTTCTTGCACTTCGCGGAGCTTACTATCGGTCAGTGTGCCCCTGGAGCGTAATGGTGGCGAGTTCCGTTTGCACCACACTTCATGTTTCTtcttttatgttatgttatgcAATCTGCAATTCTACGGCTCAAGTTAACATGTTCAAATCAtcaaaaacgtaa
- the LOC143447000 gene encoding ATP-dependent translocase ABCB1-like isoform X3 — protein MEKQVSLSPEAQKLLNKEDRSKIWVKRKSQEIAGIEMKQDLNKTEDCVQTDQNDNRANEDKVQPISYFALFRYSNCLDWFLFIIGTVFSLATGAATPILFAVFGDLTTQFTDFGVYSTCFFTYKLCAMQGVINLTEVEWNVTIINVVNNFESNSIDTCVKFVYVACTTFVGAMVYMACWSTLATRQIEKIRLKFFHSVLRQDMTFYDLLSAGKLNNRLNDNMTRIKQGIGDSMGMTLQFTGVLIGCIVVAFIRSWKITLVNLAGVPFLGIVASILFKVNTLYSEKELNAYAKAGSIAEEAFLAIRTVVAFGCQDKMIDRYSSNLHQAKVVGAKKRTLLGLSLGINRFIVFAMYAVSFWYGSILVIDGEIYVGDFVAAFFSVIFVAFSLGLIMKNIEYFTEATSAGAQVFSVIDRKSKIDVFCKDGVKPSEYESSVEVKNVTFKYPSRPKSDVNHTKIICIISFLLKRTDKVLRNVSFTIPAGKNVAIVGHSGCGKSTILKLIQRFYDIDDGVLSIGGHDVRSLNVRWLREQIGLVSQEPVLFNTTIAENIRWGREDVSDEELIDASKIANAYDFINTLPDKFDTIVGDRGTKMSGGQKQRISIARAVIRNPKILLLDEATSALDAENEALVQSALEKASQDRTTIIIAHRLSTIRGADKIIVLDGGEVKEGGRHEELMEVDDGIYRNLVSTQLIKDQEPALPNDLDISNGNGKINKKQAGDISLEDEQKEDEEDHDMLTDAPFKRLWMLSKPEWLFTAIGCFFAIIAGAGDPLLALVFGEVLKIFTTTNDQLHRARIYSLTMFGLGVSTFFWFWMKSVFLSKSGTGLTERLRKAAFRAILRQDLAFFDEPSNSSGTLSARLSSDAGKVDGCIGTRAGLLCQNFAAVGCAISIAFAFSWQMALLMLAVVPFVALGSMLDMFLITGHNKTQQNTQESAADLASQSIRNIQLVASLTKEAEIYRKYESMQNMSSRRDIKKGLLISVSYGYSQSVILFVFASVFRLGIHLVANGELEFERVFSIILACIFGAMALGQNSAFVPDYAEAKIAAARIIALLDRRPKIDIYSDEGLQPDFCKGAIALKSIKFKYPTRPNMTLLDQLNLTVESGQTLALIGQSGSGKSTTVQLIERFYDVDEGQLLIDGVDVKELNVNWHRQQIGVVTQEPTLFDDTIRANIKLGDCSRDVDDDEMRRVSKIANAHDFIQQLPQKYDTICGEDGSQLSGGQRQRIAIARALLRNPKILLLDEATSALDAESEKIVQAALDQATEGRTCIIIAHRLSTVMNADQIAVIDDGRVVETGTHDQLLALRGAYYRRILLCFAFRLVNAQLTSEEVMSD, from the exons ATG GAGAAGCAAGTTTCTTTGTCACCTGAGGCTCAGAAGTTGTTGAACAAAGAAGATAGAAGTAAAATTTGGGTTAAGAGGAAATCACAGGAAATTGCTGGAATTGAAAT GAAACAAGATCTAAACAAAACAGAAGACTGTGTGCAAACCGACCAAAATGACAACAGAGCAAATGAAGATAAAGTTCAACCAATCTCTTATTTTGCATTG TTCCGATATTCCAACTGTCTTGACTGGTTTCTATTTATTATTGGAACAGTATTTAGTCTTGCAACTGGTGCTGCCACACCGATTTTATTTGCTGTCTTTGGTGATTTAACAACACAGTTCACAGATTTTGGTGTTTATTCAACGTGCTTCTTCACTTACAAGTTATGTGCAATGCAAGGAGTGATCAATTTGACTGAAGT TGAATGGAATGTTACTATCATTAATGTTGTTAATAATTTTGAGTCAAACAGCATAGACACATgtgttaaatttgtttatgtgGCATGCACTACATTTGTCGGTGCAATGGTCTACATGGCATGTTGGTCGACACTTGCCACAAG GCAAATCGAAAAAATACGtttgaagttttttcattCTGTTCTTCGGCAAGACATGACCTTTTACGACCTTCTATCAGCTGGAAAATTAAACAATCGATTAAATGA CAACATGACCAGAATAAAGCAAGGCATTGGTGACTCGATGGGAATGACTCTTCAGTTTACCGGTGTTCTGATTGGCTGCATTGTTGTTGCTTTCATACGTTCATGGAAAATAACATTGGTCAATCTTGCCGGCGTACCTTTTCTAGGAATTGTTGCAAGCATTTTGTTCAAG GTCAACACACTGTACTCAGAGAAGGAGCTTAATGCGTATGCGAAAGCTGGATCGATTGCTGAAGAGGCATTTCTTGCAATTCGAACTGTTGTTGCATTTGGCTGCCAAGACAAGATGATTGACAG ATATTCTTCTAATTTGCACCAAGCAAAGGTTGTTGGAGCAAAGAAACGAACCTTGCTTGGCCTCAGCTTGGGCATAAACCGCTTCATCGTGTTTGCGATGTACGCAGTGTCCTTCTGGTATGGGTCGATACTGGTCATTGACGGAGAAATATATGTTGGGGATTTTGTAGCTGCGTTTTTTTCCGTCATTTTTGTGGCATTTTCCCTTGGTCTG atcaTGAAAAACATTGAATATTTTACTGAAGCTACAAGCGCTGGTGCTCAAGTATTTTCAGTGATAGacagaaaatcaaaaattgaCGTCTTTTGTAAAGATGGTGTCAAACCATCTGAATATGAGAGCTCTGTGGAAGTTAAAAACGTCACATTCAAATATCCTTCAAGACCCAAGTCGGATGTAAATCACACCAAAATTATATGCATCATatcttttcttttgaaacgtACAGATAAG GTGTTGAGGAATGTCAGCTTCACCATACCAGCCGGCAAGAATGTTGCCATCGTTGGACACAGCGGCTGTGGAAAGAGTACAATACTCAAACTCATTCAGAGATTTTATGACATTGAT GATGGTGTTCTTTCAATTGGTGGTCATGACGTTCGATCTTTAAATGTTCGTTGGCTTCGTGAGCAAATTGGTCTGGTTTCGCAAGAGCCAGTGCTGTTTAATACGACAATAGCAGAGAATATTCGTTGGGGTCGTGAAGATGTCTCAGACGAAGAACTGATTGACGCCAGCAAGATTGCAAACGCTTATGACTTCATAAACACCCTTCCTGAT aaatttgacACGATAGTTGGTGATAGAGGGACAAAAATGAGTGGAGGGCAGAAACAGAGGATTTCGATTGCTCGAGCGGTCATCCGCAATCCAAAAATTCTTCTTCTCGATGAAGCAACATCTGCTCTAGATGCTGAGAATGAAGCTCTGGTGCAGTCTGCTCTTGAAAAAGCATCTCAAG ACCGCACTACAATTATAATTGCTCATCGATTGTCGACCATCAGAGGAGCAGACAAGATCATTGTGTTGGATGGTGGTGAGGTAAAAGAAGGAGGAAGACATGAGGAGCTGATGGAAGTTGATGATGGCATCTACAGGAATCTAGTCAGCACTCAACTCATCAAGGATCAAGAGCCAGCCTTGCCGAATGACTTGGACATATCCAATG GAAATGGCAAGATAAACAAGAAACAGGCCGGGGACATATCCTTGGAAGATGAGCAAAAAGAAGACGAGGAGGATCATGACATGCTCACTGATGCTCCATTTAAAAGACTCTGGATGCTAAGCAAGCCAGAATGGCTGTTCACAGCAA TTGGATGTTTCTTCGCGATAATCGCTGGAGCAGGAGATCCTCTTCTTGCTCTCGTTTTTGGTGAGGTGCTCAAGATTTTCACGACGACAAACGATCAGTTGCACCGGGCGAGGATTTACAGTCTCACGATGTTTGGACTCGGAGTGTCCACgtttttttggttttggaTGAAA TCGGTTTTCCTCTCCAAATCGGGCACGGGGCTAACCGAACGTTTGCGCAAAGCCGCGTTTCGTGCAATCCTGAGGCAAGACTTGGCCTTCTTCGATGAACCGAGCAACAGCAGCGGAACTTTGTCCGCTCGTCTCTCATCAGACGCCGGCAAAGTTGACGGTTGTATTGGAACAAGAGCCGGTCTTTTGTGTCAAAATTTCGCTGCCGTTG GTTGTGCAATCAGCATCGCGTTTGCTTTCAGCTGGCAGATGGCGCTGCTGATGTTAGCGGTAGTACCTTTCGTCGCACTGGGCAGCATGCTGGATATGTTTCTAATCACCGGCCATAACAAGACGCAACAAAATACACAGGAGAGCGCAG CTGATCTCGCTTCCCAGAGCATCAGGAATATTCAGCTTGTGGCATCTTTAACGAAAGAGGCAGAGATATACCGGAAATATGAGAGCATGCAGAACATGAGCAGCAG ACGGGACATCAAGAAAGGCCTCCTAATAAGTGTTTCCTACGGATATTCGCAGTCCGTCATCTTGTTCGTTTTCGCTTCTGTCTTTCGACTCGGAATACATTTGGTCGCCAACGGAGAACTTGAATTCGAAAGAGTTTTTTC AATCATCCTGGCGTGCATATTCGGAGCGATGGCTTTAGGACAGAACAGCGCTTTCGTTCCCGACTACGCTGAAGCGAAAATCGCAGCAGCTCGAATCATCGCTCTTCTTGACAGAAGACCGAAGATCGACATATACAGCGATGAAGGACTACAACCG GACTTTTGCAAAGGAGCGATCGCCTTAAAATCGATCAAGTTCAAATATCCGACCCGACCTAACATGACCTTGCTTGACCAGCTTAACCTCACAGTGGAGAGTGGTCAGACCTTGGCGCTCATTGGTCAATCTGGCAGCGGAAAATCGACCACAGTCCAGCTTATTGAAAGATTCTATGATGTGGATGAAGGACAACTG TTGATTGACGGAGTGGACGTGAAAGAACTGAATGTGAATTGGCATCGTCAGCAGATCGGTGTCGTCACTCAGGAGCCGACCTTGTTTGATGACACCATCCGAGCAAACATTAA GTTGGGCGACTGTTCAAGAGATGTGGACGATGATGAGATGCGCAGAGTCTCCAAGATAGCGAACGCTCATGACTTTATTCAACAACTACCGCAG AAATACGACACGATTTGCGGTGAAGATGGGAGCCAGTTGTCAGGAGGACAAAGACAGAGGATCGCGATCGCGCGTGCTCTTCTGAGAAATCCGAAGATTCTTCTTCTGGATGAAGCAACATCCGCTCTGGACGCGGAGAGCGAAAAG ATCGTACAAGCGGCGCTGGACCAAGCCACGGAAGGAAGGACTTGCATCATCATCGCTCACCGTCTGTCCACTGTGATGAACGCTGATCAAATAGCGGTCATCGACGATGGTAGGGTGGTCGAAACTGGGACCCACGACCAACTTCTTGCACTTCGCGGAGCTTACTATCG GCGAATTTTGCTGTGTTTTGCTTTTAGGTTGGTGAACGCCCAACTCACGTCCGAAGAAGTGATGTCAGATTGA